In a genomic window of Coriobacteriia bacterium:
- a CDS encoding multidrug ABC transporter ATP-binding protein, whose product MSSAGELNTTLRICARIRGAGSRPTPTGTGANPSIMLGLVRTYFMRFTPLFIGAFVLTAIRVGCDLMIPNLMSEVIDAGVANNDVPYIFQTGGVMLLWALGCVVADIAAGLCAARASMGFGRNLRSAVYKRVTAFSLREIGEFGTSSLITRTTNDIQQLERFALMTMTIAMMAPIMFVGAALMAFQKSVELSIAVFAAIPVMAIIVAIVMKFTVPLLRSLQARIDDLNRVTREGLTGIRVIRAYNKEDFEERRFSIANKVLADTNVSVARRMSVLMPLIGFVLDLVIIVIVWVGGHLVDLGSFQAGDLMAIIQYAMMLLMSVMMLSMIFMIWPRAQAAAERVTAVLQCEPTVHDPDAAELMEAPTSAHAHSVRFEDVSFSFEGAEEPTLDGISFELEAGKTYALIGATGSGKSVLVDLIERFYDPTNGRILLDGIDIMRIPQTQLRTLISYAPQKTTLFTGTIADNIRYGNTNASDEEVAEAAREAAAYDFIMEKPDGFETQITQAGGGLSGGQKQRIAIARALAKKAGLYVFDDSFSALDLKTDAQVRANLKRATEGATVLIVAQRVSVAMDADMVIVLDEGRIDSIGTHEELLGASEVYNEIVASQITDEEANR is encoded by the coding sequence ATGAGCTCGGCTGGCGAGCTCAATACGACATTGCGGATATGTGCGCGGATTCGTGGCGCTGGCAGCAGGCCAACCCCAACGGGTACAGGAGCTAATCCAAGCATCATGCTCGGGCTCGTCAGGACATACTTCATGCGCTTCACGCCCCTGTTTATAGGGGCGTTCGTTCTTACGGCCATCCGCGTTGGCTGTGACCTCATGATTCCCAATCTCATGAGCGAGGTCATCGACGCGGGCGTCGCGAACAACGACGTGCCCTACATCTTCCAGACGGGTGGCGTCATGCTGCTCTGGGCCCTCGGCTGCGTCGTCGCCGATATCGCGGCGGGTTTGTGCGCCGCGCGCGCATCCATGGGGTTCGGGCGCAACTTGCGCAGCGCCGTCTACAAGCGCGTCACCGCGTTTAGCCTGCGCGAGATCGGCGAGTTCGGCACTTCCTCGCTCATCACGCGCACGACCAACGATATCCAGCAGCTTGAGCGCTTCGCGTTGATGACCATGACCATAGCCATGATGGCACCCATCATGTTCGTCGGCGCGGCTCTTATGGCGTTTCAGAAGAGCGTCGAGCTCTCGATAGCCGTGTTTGCGGCCATTCCCGTCATGGCCATCATCGTGGCGATTGTGATGAAGTTCACCGTTCCGCTCCTGCGCTCTCTCCAGGCTCGTATCGACGACCTCAATCGCGTCACTCGTGAGGGGCTCACGGGCATTCGCGTCATCAGGGCGTACAACAAGGAGGATTTCGAGGAGAGGCGCTTCTCGATTGCCAACAAGGTGCTCGCCGATACCAACGTTTCCGTTGCGCGTCGTATGTCCGTTCTCATGCCACTCATCGGCTTCGTGCTGGACCTTGTGATCATCGTCATCGTCTGGGTTGGTGGCCACCTCGTCGATCTGGGCAGTTTCCAGGCGGGTGATCTGATGGCGATCATCCAATACGCCATGATGCTGCTCATGTCGGTCATGATGCTCTCGATGATCTTTATGATATGGCCGCGCGCTCAGGCTGCCGCCGAACGCGTCACGGCCGTGCTGCAATGCGAGCCGACCGTACACGACCCCGATGCCGCCGAGCTCATGGAGGCTCCCACATCCGCTCATGCGCACTCCGTGCGCTTCGAGGATGTCAGCTTCAGTTTCGAGGGGGCCGAAGAGCCCACGCTCGATGGCATCAGCTTTGAGCTCGAGGCGGGCAAGACCTATGCGCTCATTGGGGCGACGGGATCGGGAAAGAGCGTACTCGTCGATCTCATCGAGCGTTTCTACGATCCCACGAACGGCCGCATCCTGCTCGACGGCATCGACATTATGCGCATCCCACAGACACAGTTGCGCACGCTCATATCCTATGCCCCGCAGAAGACCACGCTGTTCACGGGAACGATCGCCGACAACATTCGCTATGGCAACACGAATGCCAGTGATGAGGAGGTCGCCGAAGCTGCGCGCGAGGCAGCGGCGTATGACTTCATCATGGAAAAGCCCGATGGCTTCGAAACGCAAATCACCCAGGCCGGTGGCGGCCTTTCCGGTGGGCAAAAGCAGCGCATTGCGATTGCGCGTGCCCTTGCCAAGAAGGCGGGACTCTACGTCTTTGACGATTCCTTCTCCGCGTTGGACCTCAAGACGGACGCCCAGGTTCGCGCAAACCTCAAACGGGCGACAGAAGGGGCTACGGTGCTCATCGTGGCGCAGCGCGTCTCCGTTGCCATGGACGCCGACATGGTCATCGTGCTCGACGAGGGGCGCATCGACTCGATTGGCACCCACGAGGAGCTGCTCGGGGCGAGCGAGGTCTACAACGAAATCGTCGCTTCCCAGATCACGGACGAGGAGGCGAATCGATAG